One window from the genome of Mucilaginibacter ginsenosidivorans encodes:
- the rsmA gene encoding 16S rRNA (adenine(1518)-N(6)/adenine(1519)-N(6))-dimethyltransferase RsmA, with protein sequence MTVVRAKKHLGQHFLTDKNIAAKIVGSLQLTGGYSQVLEVGPGMGILSDFLLQRLDLETYLIDIDTESYEFLQKKYPQLGERLINDDFLEMDFGKVFPGKFGIIGNFPYNISSQILFKVLDSRQQVVEVVGMFQKEVAERCAAKPGSKEYGILSVFLQAYYKIEYLFTVKAGVFNPPPKVLSAVIRLTRNEVAELDCDEKLFWQVVKAGFNQRRKTLRNAVSSLVNKEKMTDEPLLDLRAERLSVADFVSLTNKIAESR encoded by the coding sequence ATGACAGTAGTAAGGGCAAAGAAGCACCTGGGCCAGCACTTTTTGACGGATAAAAATATAGCCGCTAAGATAGTTGGCAGCCTTCAGCTTACCGGTGGCTACAGCCAGGTACTGGAGGTGGGTCCCGGAATGGGCATCCTTTCCGACTTTCTGTTACAGCGCCTCGATTTGGAAACTTACCTGATAGATATTGATACGGAGTCGTACGAGTTCCTGCAAAAAAAGTACCCCCAGTTAGGCGAGCGCCTGATCAATGACGACTTTCTGGAAATGGATTTTGGTAAGGTTTTCCCGGGGAAGTTTGGCATTATTGGTAATTTCCCTTACAACATATCGTCGCAGATATTATTCAAGGTGCTGGATAGCCGGCAGCAGGTGGTTGAGGTTGTGGGGATGTTCCAGAAGGAAGTTGCCGAACGCTGCGCCGCCAAACCCGGCAGTAAGGAATATGGCATATTGAGCGTGTTTTTGCAGGCATATTATAAGATAGAATATTTGTTTACGGTGAAAGCAGGGGTGTTTAATCCGCCGCCAAAGGTGCTGTCGGCAGTGATACGGCTAACGCGGAACGAAGTAGCCGAGCTGGACTGCGACGAGAAGCTTTTCTGGCAGGTGGTGAAGGCCGGGTTTAACCAGCGCAGGAAAACGTTGCGGAACGCGGTATCATCCCTGGTGAATAAAGAGAAAATGACCGATGAGCCGCTGCTCGATCTGCGTGCCGAGCGGCTGAGTGTGGCAGATTTTGTTAGTTTGACGAATAAGATTGCTGAAAGCAGGTAA
- the pdxA gene encoding 4-hydroxythreonine-4-phosphate dehydrogenase PdxA, producing the protein MSEKLKIGISIGDVNGIGLEVIIKTLADSKVLDYCTPIVYGQTKIASFHRRAININDFNFHVINHASQAQHRKANMINCWEEDVKIDLGQINETGGKYALISLQRATDDLLRGDIDALVTAPINKDNIQGEEFKFPGHTEYLQERAGATESLMFLVSDTLRVGVVTGHIPLHSVAQSVTTEKILAKLKLMDASLRNDFWIQRPKIAVLGLNPHAGDNGLIGDEEQTTIIPAIQEAKANDILAFGPYPADGFFANASYHKFDAVLAMYHDQGLVPFKQIAFESGVNFTAGLSFVRTSPDHGTAYDIAGQNLASADSFREALFTAIHIVKHRRETAVLTENPLVITKLSRDRD; encoded by the coding sequence ATGAGCGAGAAACTAAAAATAGGCATAAGTATAGGCGATGTTAACGGCATAGGGCTCGAGGTGATCATCAAAACCCTGGCCGACTCTAAAGTACTGGATTACTGCACACCCATAGTTTACGGCCAAACCAAAATAGCCTCCTTTCACCGCCGGGCTATCAATATCAACGACTTCAATTTCCATGTCATCAACCACGCTTCGCAGGCGCAGCACCGCAAGGCAAACATGATCAATTGCTGGGAGGAGGACGTAAAGATAGACCTGGGGCAGATAAACGAAACCGGGGGTAAATACGCCCTTATATCATTACAGCGCGCCACCGACGACCTGCTGCGCGGCGACATCGACGCGCTGGTGACCGCCCCTATCAATAAGGACAACATCCAGGGCGAGGAGTTTAAGTTCCCCGGCCATACCGAATATTTGCAGGAACGCGCCGGCGCCACCGAATCGCTGATGTTTTTGGTGAGCGACACCCTGCGCGTGGGCGTGGTTACCGGGCATATCCCCCTCCATTCCGTTGCGCAAAGCGTTACCACCGAAAAGATACTGGCCAAGCTGAAGCTGATGGACGCCAGCCTGCGTAACGATTTTTGGATACAGCGCCCCAAAATAGCCGTGCTGGGCCTTAACCCCCATGCCGGCGACAACGGCCTGATCGGCGACGAGGAGCAAACCACCATCATCCCCGCCATACAGGAGGCTAAGGCCAACGATATACTGGCCTTTGGCCCCTACCCGGCCGACGGCTTTTTCGCCAATGCATCGTACCATAAGTTTGATGCCGTACTGGCCATGTACCACGACCAGGGCCTGGTACCGTTCAAACAGATAGCCTTCGAATCGGGGGTGAACTTTACGGCGGGATTAAGCTTTGTGCGTACCTCGCCCGACCATGGCACCGCTTACGACATTGCCGGCCAGAACCTTGCCTCCGCCGACTCGTTCCGCGAGGCGCTGTTTACCGCCATCCACATTGTCAAACACCGCCGCGAAACCGCTGTACTCACCGAAAACCCATTAGTGATAACCAAGCTGAGCCGCGACCGGGATTGA